In a genomic window of Desulfopila inferna:
- a CDS encoding chemotaxis protein CheB, which produces MEKKKFHIAGIGASAGGLETFQKFFRNMAKDSGLAFVLVQHLHPDHESLMPELLSKYTDMPVLSAGEDMKIEPDHVYVIPSNSTLTMKNGYLHLEKPSESRGHRMPIDHFFRSLSEDWGEKAICIILSGTGSDGTLGLKAVKEQGGLVIAQNPETAKYDSMPRNAICTNQVDMVLNVEEMPQVLLKFLDKSDSLRKEMEDSDDTHIHLDAIFGVLEERTNHEFHDYKRNTVLRRIRRRMQILHIDSLKVYAEKVREDHEESTLLFKDLLIGVTHFFRDPRSFEYLQERIIPGILQKKQEINDNRGIRVWVAGCATGEEAYTLALIIRDEISKKKMNMPVQIFATDIDENALMTARRATYSEGISEQIPAQYLDRYFHKQGNSYCVNKNIREMCVFSPHNIISDPPYSRLDLITCRNLLIYFDSSLQGKVLPIFHYALNSDGYLFLGPSENISAKPQLFKAISKSHRIFQARKNVPPSMIDFPLGRRPSAMSISKTSPGEQKKENEKILAQTFERKILEQYIPFSAVINEDADILYWAGPRLRYLDLPRGVPRNNLLDIAHKSLRLTLRSALHKVIQSKEESIHHDVMIKTHEGLQRLMVNLSPFQEMGQGSGLFIVVIREMSAPAGSSQKGMTETSTEGEEINRQLEQELKDTKVYPQSTIEELETSNEELKSSNEELLSMNEELQSSNEEMQTSKEELQSVNEELETVNSELKNKITELDDANSDLHNLYESTQIATVFLDNGLCIKDFTPAATTIFRIIESDKGRPINDVVHLFSGADLAHEARIVLRKLEKSKIEVKHKETLQEFYMQISPYRSVNNTIDGVTISFFDITQLQRAKQDLEIRENMLRLVTDSMPVLVSYVDSNQTYRYCNAVYEQWFGLSKQQVIGRTVKEVVGDDAYAAIRQHVEQALSGKRSRYTGTLPYQYDGDRSVLVQYEPHITADGTVHGFIAFIQDESERMARAQKLGRLAAIVNSSHEVIIGKTSEGIIADWNKGAEELYGYSANEAIGQHINLIVPPEHRQEMEAVYEKLRRGENITPFETVRRTKEGEKKSVLLCLSLIKGESGESYGISAVAHDITERVRAEADLQELKLNLEQRVDQRTRQLRDLTARFLAFEQRERRKFSQYLHDEIQQALVTARLRVEQVRNIANNENVEKNLSAALQRLDEAINNSRSVTTDISPPLFFESGISVCLEWLTRWARTSLDLQVQVNLTGDDRPISDEGGYIIYRSLRELLFNIHKHAKVREAMLHVKFQDDGGINITVEDKGKGFEPERVIDSTGEKYGILSVKEQVEALLGKIAIKSSLQNGTCINIHLPTEIITFSRNAEAKEQGEPIQPERVEKEDKPLILVVDDQEDLRFLLVQMLNDLTFEYTIMEAHSGEKGLELALKHKPQLILMDINMPGMSGIEATRKIKTEMEEMIIFALSMHEEEHMAKACSKLVPQSILEKMHLLETYSPR; this is translated from the coding sequence ATGGAAAAAAAGAAATTTCATATCGCTGGCATTGGCGCTTCCGCCGGAGGCCTTGAAACATTCCAAAAATTCTTCAGGAATATGGCGAAAGATTCCGGACTGGCGTTCGTGCTGGTGCAGCATCTGCATCCCGATCATGAAAGCCTGATGCCGGAACTTCTCTCCAAATATACTGACATGCCCGTCCTTTCCGCCGGAGAGGACATGAAAATAGAACCCGATCATGTCTATGTGATACCGTCAAATTCGACGCTCACCATGAAAAACGGCTATCTACATCTTGAAAAACCCAGCGAATCGCGCGGGCATCGAATGCCCATTGACCACTTTTTCAGATCGCTCTCCGAGGATTGGGGGGAAAAAGCAATCTGCATCATTCTCTCCGGCACCGGCTCGGATGGCACTCTGGGGCTGAAGGCCGTGAAGGAGCAAGGAGGGCTGGTCATCGCTCAAAATCCCGAGACGGCAAAATACGATTCCATGCCCAGGAACGCAATTTGCACGAATCAGGTTGATATGGTTCTTAATGTTGAAGAGATGCCGCAAGTCCTGCTGAAGTTCCTTGACAAATCCGATTCTCTCAGGAAGGAGATGGAGGACAGCGATGATACGCACATCCACCTCGATGCCATCTTCGGTGTTCTCGAGGAACGGACGAATCATGAATTTCATGATTACAAACGCAACACCGTTCTGCGGCGTATACGGCGCAGAATGCAGATTCTGCACATCGACTCCCTGAAGGTTTATGCGGAGAAGGTCAGGGAAGACCACGAGGAATCAACCCTGCTATTCAAGGACCTGCTCATCGGCGTCACTCACTTCTTTCGTGATCCGCGATCCTTCGAGTATCTACAGGAACGAATTATTCCGGGTATCCTCCAGAAAAAACAGGAAATTAACGATAATAGGGGCATCCGTGTCTGGGTAGCCGGATGCGCCACCGGCGAGGAGGCCTACACCCTTGCGTTGATCATCCGGGACGAAATCTCCAAGAAAAAAATGAACATGCCGGTGCAGATTTTCGCCACCGATATTGACGAAAACGCCTTGATGACTGCGCGAAGAGCCACCTATTCGGAAGGCATATCAGAACAGATTCCTGCACAATACCTTGATCGATATTTCCACAAACAGGGCAATTCCTATTGCGTGAACAAAAATATCAGGGAGATGTGCGTTTTCTCTCCACACAACATCATCAGCGATCCGCCATATTCGAGGCTTGATCTTATTACCTGTCGCAATCTTTTGATCTACTTTGACAGTTCTTTGCAAGGTAAGGTACTGCCCATCTTCCACTATGCCCTCAACAGCGACGGCTATCTTTTTCTCGGGCCTTCGGAAAACATCTCCGCCAAACCACAACTGTTCAAAGCGATAAGCAAATCACACCGCATTTTTCAGGCCCGCAAGAACGTCCCTCCGTCCATGATCGATTTTCCCCTCGGCAGGCGGCCTTCGGCCATGTCTATATCGAAAACGTCTCCCGGTGAGCAGAAGAAGGAAAACGAAAAGATATTGGCCCAGACATTTGAACGCAAGATTCTGGAACAATACATTCCTTTCTCGGCAGTCATAAATGAGGATGCCGATATCCTCTATTGGGCAGGCCCGCGATTGCGATATCTCGATCTTCCACGCGGCGTGCCTCGCAACAATCTCCTCGATATCGCGCATAAAAGCCTGCGGCTGACCCTGCGCAGCGCTCTGCACAAGGTCATTCAGTCCAAAGAGGAGTCCATTCATCACGATGTCATGATCAAAACGCATGAGGGATTACAGCGACTCATGGTCAACCTCAGCCCTTTTCAGGAGATGGGTCAAGGCAGTGGTCTGTTTATAGTTGTCATTCGCGAAATGAGTGCACCTGCTGGATCATCGCAAAAGGGCATGACGGAGACGTCGACCGAGGGCGAAGAGATCAACCGGCAACTGGAGCAAGAGCTCAAGGATACCAAGGTGTATCCGCAGTCGACCATTGAAGAGCTGGAAACGTCAAACGAGGAGCTCAAGTCGTCGAATGAGGAATTGCTATCGATGAACGAGGAGTTGCAGTCATCAAATGAGGAAATGCAGACATCCAAGGAGGAACTGCAATCAGTCAACGAAGAATTGGAGACAGTCAATTCAGAATTGAAGAACAAGATTACGGAACTTGACGACGCCAACAGCGACTTACACAATCTTTACGAGTCGACTCAAATTGCCACGGTTTTTCTCGACAACGGCTTGTGCATAAAGGATTTCACCCCCGCAGCCACCACCATTTTCAGAATCATAGAATCCGATAAAGGCAGGCCGATCAATGATGTCGTACATCTTTTTTCAGGGGCTGACCTGGCTCACGAGGCCAGAATTGTATTGAGAAAACTTGAAAAATCTAAAATAGAAGTCAAGCACAAGGAAACTCTTCAAGAATTTTACATGCAGATCTCGCCCTATCGTTCGGTGAACAATACCATCGATGGCGTAACTATCTCCTTCTTCGATATTACCCAACTGCAACGCGCTAAACAGGACCTGGAAATTCGGGAGAACATGCTGCGCCTGGTAACCGATTCCATGCCGGTGCTGGTTTCCTACGTCGACAGCAACCAGACGTACAGGTACTGCAATGCGGTCTATGAACAATGGTTCGGGTTGAGCAAACAACAGGTCATCGGCAGAACGGTCAAGGAGGTGGTAGGCGACGATGCCTATGCCGCCATCCGCCAACACGTCGAGCAGGCCCTCTCCGGAAAGCGGAGCCGGTATACCGGCACCCTGCCGTATCAATATGACGGAGACCGATCGGTCCTGGTACAGTATGAACCGCATATCACAGCCGACGGTACCGTCCATGGTTTTATAGCCTTCATTCAGGATGAAAGCGAGCGAATGGCCCGGGCACAAAAACTCGGACGCCTGGCCGCCATCGTCAACTCCTCTCACGAAGTTATCATAGGTAAAACGAGCGAGGGAATTATTGCCGATTGGAACAAGGGGGCCGAAGAACTCTATGGCTACAGTGCTAATGAAGCCATTGGGCAGCATATCAACCTTATTGTTCCGCCGGAACACCGGCAGGAAATGGAAGCAGTCTACGAAAAATTGCGGCGGGGCGAAAATATTACGCCTTTTGAAACGGTGCGTCGAACCAAAGAAGGAGAAAAAAAGAGCGTACTGCTGTGCCTCTCACTCATCAAGGGAGAATCGGGAGAAAGTTATGGGATATCGGCCGTAGCCCATGACATTACCGAACGGGTGAGGGCGGAAGCGGATTTGCAGGAATTAAAACTTAATCTGGAACAAAGAGTGGACCAGCGTACCAGGCAGCTCCGTGACCTTACTGCCCGCTTCCTCGCCTTTGAGCAGCGTGAAAGAAGAAAGTTTTCGCAGTACCTGCATGATGAAATACAACAGGCGCTTGTTACAGCAAGGCTTCGAGTGGAGCAGGTGCGTAATATTGCGAATAACGAGAACGTCGAGAAAAATCTCAGCGCGGCCCTGCAGCGGCTCGATGAAGCAATCAACAATTCCCGTTCCGTGACCACGGACATCAGCCCTCCGCTTTTCTTCGAGAGTGGTATTTCAGTATGCCTCGAGTGGCTGACTCGATGGGCACGAACAAGTCTCGATCTGCAAGTTCAGGTAAACCTCACCGGTGACGACCGACCTATAAGCGATGAAGGTGGCTACATTATCTATCGCTCTTTGCGCGAACTGCTCTTCAACATTCACAAGCATGCCAAAGTCCGGGAAGCAATGCTGCATGTTAAATTCCAGGATGATGGCGGCATAAACATAACAGTTGAGGATAAAGGAAAAGGATTCGAACCCGAAAGGGTCATCGACTCAACCGGAGAAAAATATGGGATCTTAAGCGTAAAGGAACAGGTAGAAGCATTATTGGGGAAGATTGCAATCAAATCCAGTCTGCAAAACGGGACATGTATCAACATACATCTGCCAACGGAAATTATCACCTTTTCCAGAAACGCTGAAGCAAAGGAACAGGGTGAGCCAATTCAGCCGGAGAGGGTGGAGAAAGAGGACAAGCCTCTCATTCTCGTCGTCGACGACCAGGAGGATCTACGATTTCTCTTGGTTCAGATGCTCAATGATCTAACATTCGAATATACCATCATGGAGGCCCATTCTGGAGAAAAAGGCTTAGAACTCGCCTTAAAACATAAACCGCAACTTATCCTCATGGATATCAACATGCCGGGCATGAGCGGCATCGAGGCTACTCGAAAAATCAAAACGGAAATGGAGGAGATGATAATTTTCGCGCTTTCCATGCACGAAGAGGAACATATGGCCAAGGCATGTTCGAAGCTGGTGCCGCAAAGTATATTAGAAAAGATGCATCTTCTCGAGACCTACTCGCCCAGATAG
- a CDS encoding TspO/MBR family protein, whose translation MALQSKQIQILGLIGWLVVSFGASAVGGAASIQAKSFYSQLVQPAWAPPPGLFGPVWTVLYALMAISAWLAWRSGGFRINRIPLSLFLVQLTLNALWSWIFFVWQRGALAFADTVLLWVLIAATLVFFWRVRPLAGALLIPYLLWVGYASALTYSLWQLNPQVLG comes from the coding sequence TTGGCCTTACAATCAAAGCAGATACAGATTCTGGGACTTATCGGTTGGCTGGTTGTGAGTTTTGGCGCTTCTGCTGTTGGAGGGGCAGCATCAATACAGGCCAAATCGTTTTACAGTCAGCTGGTCCAGCCTGCATGGGCGCCGCCTCCAGGGCTTTTCGGGCCAGTCTGGACCGTTTTGTACGCCTTGATGGCTATCTCTGCATGGCTGGCATGGCGCTCCGGCGGGTTCCGCATTAATCGCATCCCACTCTCGCTCTTTCTAGTGCAACTCACCCTGAACGCCCTCTGGAGCTGGATCTTCTTTGTTTGGCAGCGCGGCGCCTTGGCATTTGCCGACACCGTGTTGCTTTGGGTCCTTATTGCTGCTACCCTCGTCTTTTTTTGGCGCGTGCGTCCTCTTGCCGGCGCTCTCCTCATTCCGTACCTGCTGTGGGTTGGTTACGCATCTGCCCTCACCTACTCTCTATGGCAGCTTAACCCCCAAGTTTTAGGATAG
- a CDS encoding aspartate aminotransferase family protein produces the protein MNEKDLAELSYPDAPKIVTEGFPGPKTQESLDNSFGSESMARGGGRFPFVFSEGRGTTVRDPDGNVMIDITAGVAVNSVGRCHPRVVEAMQKQMGVLMHASDISNVKRTELAQSLAKIMPAGLRDNCITYFTQGGSGAVETAIKFVRKITGRTQIAAFHGAYHGVWCGSNSLTTGDQYRQGYGPFIPGVIHLPYPYCYRCCFGLTYPSCNLQCAKYVDYVLNTPYTGADDVGALIIEAQQGEGGYLPPPPGYLEIVKKACEKHGALYISDEVQAGAGRTGKMWCIEHTEVEPDMITWGKGMGGDVPMAGLTIRKDLAQQIDDHSQPNTFAGNAVSSAACLANIEILTENDNALIKRAGELGQEIRELIMEGAGDIRIIGDVRGRGLMIGIEMVENKESREPLNRDAVGGIIMGMLNRGMLMVPCGRYGNVFRFMPPLVLTRDHAHKAVEILLDVAREVQ, from the coding sequence ATCAATGAAAAAGATCTAGCTGAGCTTTCATACCCGGATGCACCAAAAATCGTTACAGAGGGTTTTCCCGGGCCAAAGACCCAGGAGAGTCTCGATAACTCATTCGGCTCTGAATCCATGGCGCGCGGCGGCGGCAGATTTCCTTTTGTGTTTTCCGAAGGCAGAGGAACCACAGTCAGGGATCCGGATGGCAATGTAATGATCGATATCACCGCCGGTGTGGCTGTTAACTCGGTAGGACGCTGCCATCCCCGGGTTGTTGAGGCGATGCAAAAGCAGATGGGGGTGTTGATGCACGCCAGTGACATCTCTAATGTGAAACGCACCGAACTGGCACAAAGTCTGGCCAAAATTATGCCGGCCGGGCTGCGTGACAATTGCATCACCTATTTTACCCAGGGGGGAAGCGGCGCGGTTGAAACAGCAATCAAGTTCGTCCGGAAAATTACCGGCCGCACCCAGATTGCTGCATTCCATGGTGCTTATCATGGTGTGTGGTGCGGATCTAATTCCCTTACCACTGGCGATCAATATCGCCAGGGTTATGGACCATTTATTCCGGGTGTTATTCATCTCCCCTATCCATATTGCTACCGATGTTGCTTTGGCTTGACTTATCCCAGCTGCAATCTGCAGTGTGCCAAGTATGTGGATTACGTTCTTAATACCCCCTATACAGGTGCAGACGATGTCGGGGCGCTGATCATTGAGGCGCAGCAGGGCGAGGGCGGTTATCTGCCACCTCCTCCCGGCTACCTGGAGATAGTCAAAAAAGCCTGTGAAAAGCATGGCGCTCTCTATATATCGGATGAAGTGCAGGCCGGCGCGGGGCGGACCGGCAAAATGTGGTGTATTGAGCATACCGAGGTAGAACCCGATATGATCACCTGGGGAAAAGGAATGGGCGGTGATGTACCCATGGCAGGTCTGACTATCCGGAAAGATCTGGCCCAGCAGATCGATGACCATTCCCAGCCCAATACTTTTGCGGGCAACGCGGTATCAAGTGCTGCCTGTCTGGCTAACATAGAAATCCTCACCGAAAACGACAACGCCTTGATCAAGCGGGCCGGCGAGCTGGGCCAGGAGATCAGGGAGCTGATTATGGAAGGTGCCGGGGACATACGGATAATTGGTGATGTCCGTGGAAGAGGGTTGATGATCGGCATTGAAATGGTCGAAAACAAAGAGAGCCGGGAGCCCCTCAACAGGGATGCTGTCGGTGGTATAATCATGGGCATGCTGAATCGAGGTATGCTGATGGTACCTTGCGGCCGCTATGGCAATGTCTTCCGGTTCATGCCGCCGCTGGTGCTTACCAGGGATCATGCCCACAAGGCGGTGGAAATCCTGCTTGACGTAGCCAGGGAAGTGCAATAA
- a CDS encoding DMT family transporter codes for MITGYIFILSAAICWGLIGIFSSLAFAQGIEPMEVAFWRALLTWICFATQAVIQGNTRIDVKDTPLLVVFSLFGISLFYISYQYAVKTGGAAFASVLLYTAPAWVVVFSYFIYKEKLTRIKIISVILVIAGVYLISKTGGNASGSHSIGVVALLSGICAGFCYSLYYTIGKHFSKKYTSANLFLYLLPLGALAILPFVEFTHKTPLAWTALISVSVISTYIANYCYYIGLKCLEAGRASIVATIEPVVAALAAYILFGEYFTFLGYWGVLFILTAVVVTIYEK; via the coding sequence ATGATTACTGGTTATATTTTTATACTATCTGCTGCGATCTGCTGGGGGCTTATTGGGATTTTCTCGAGCCTGGCTTTTGCGCAGGGGATTGAACCGATGGAAGTCGCGTTCTGGCGAGCTTTGTTAACATGGATATGTTTTGCGACACAAGCAGTTATCCAGGGGAATACTCGTATAGATGTTAAGGACACTCCTTTACTGGTCGTCTTTTCTCTCTTTGGAATTTCTCTCTTTTATATTTCTTACCAGTATGCAGTTAAAACCGGTGGCGCCGCTTTTGCCTCCGTACTCTTATACACTGCACCCGCCTGGGTTGTCGTCTTTTCTTACTTTATTTATAAAGAAAAACTGACCCGTATAAAAATTATATCGGTAATTCTCGTTATTGCCGGAGTTTATCTGATATCAAAAACCGGAGGCAACGCCAGCGGATCCCATTCCATAGGAGTTGTTGCGCTTCTCTCCGGTATTTGTGCGGGGTTTTGTTACTCTCTCTATTACACCATAGGAAAACACTTTTCGAAGAAGTATACATCAGCGAACCTGTTTCTATATCTTCTTCCTCTTGGCGCATTGGCAATTTTACCTTTCGTTGAATTTACTCATAAAACGCCTCTTGCCTGGACAGCACTTATAAGTGTCTCCGTTATTTCAACATACATAGCCAATTATTGTTATTACATTGGATTGAAGTGTCTTGAAGCAGGGCGGGCCTCAATTGTAGCAACCATTGAACCCGTGGTTGCGGCACTTGCCGCATATATACTTTTTGGAGAATATTTTACATTTCTCGGTTACTGGGGAGTGCTTTTTATTCTTACGGCCGTGGTTGTAACCATATATGAGAAATAG
- a CDS encoding anion transporter → MTALIIFTLSYAGIALGKIPGLTIDRTGIALLGAIAMVVFGGISPESAFHAIDLTTILLLYSLMILSAQFRLGGFYTWIARKIIPYSSRPNLFLLVIMAASASLSAILANDIVCFAFTPILAGALIKARLNPLPYLLGLAVSSNIGSAATIIGNPQNMLIGQTGNLDFWEFFLWCGPPSLLSLLFSCFIILWLYRGRVHLADEHATLPDNTIEQPFNSWQTTKGLIALMVLLFLFLLPFPREISAIGIAGVLLCSRKMKTRDITSLIDWHLISLFSALFILIHGLSESGYLHAAIEQLKILGVNLHSLPLLTGVSVVLSNVFSNVPAVMLLAGALDPQQPLQWYTLSLASTFAGNLFLLGSIANLIVVEQANAAGIRLTFLQHARIGIPVTAASLLILLFWIAVVS, encoded by the coding sequence ATGACGGCGCTTATCATTTTCACACTCTCCTATGCTGGAATAGCTCTTGGGAAAATACCGGGGCTTACTATCGACAGGACCGGCATCGCTCTTCTCGGTGCCATAGCCATGGTTGTCTTCGGGGGGATTTCGCCTGAATCGGCTTTTCATGCCATAGACCTGACGACCATACTGCTGCTCTATTCCCTGATGATCCTTTCGGCACAATTCCGCCTCGGCGGTTTCTACACCTGGATTGCCAGAAAGATTATACCATATTCATCTCGTCCGAACCTGTTCCTGCTGGTCATAATGGCAGCCAGCGCAAGCCTTTCGGCCATCCTCGCAAATGATATCGTCTGTTTTGCCTTCACTCCCATTCTTGCAGGCGCCCTTATCAAGGCGCGGCTCAACCCGCTGCCCTACCTTTTAGGTCTTGCAGTTTCAAGCAATATAGGGTCTGCCGCAACTATCATCGGCAACCCGCAGAATATGCTGATCGGCCAGACCGGCAATCTTGATTTCTGGGAGTTTTTTCTCTGGTGCGGCCCACCCTCGCTGCTCTCTCTGTTGTTTTCCTGTTTCATTATCCTGTGGCTCTACCGCGGCCGGGTCCATCTGGCGGATGAACATGCAACCCTGCCAGACAATACCATCGAGCAACCCTTCAACTCCTGGCAGACCACCAAAGGACTTATTGCCCTCATGGTTCTGCTTTTTCTTTTTCTCCTCCCTTTTCCCAGGGAAATATCGGCAATCGGCATTGCCGGGGTTCTGCTCTGCAGCAGGAAAATGAAAACCCGGGACATTACCAGCCTTATCGACTGGCACCTCATTTCTCTTTTTAGCGCACTTTTTATACTCATTCACGGCTTGAGCGAAAGCGGTTATCTGCATGCGGCAATCGAACAGCTCAAAATCCTTGGCGTCAACCTGCACAGCCTGCCACTGCTCACTGGAGTGTCGGTGGTATTAAGCAATGTTTTCAGCAATGTCCCCGCCGTCATGCTGCTCGCCGGAGCCCTCGACCCACAACAGCCATTGCAATGGTATACCCTTTCCCTGGCCAGCACCTTCGCCGGTAATCTGTTCCTGCTGGGCTCCATTGCAAATCTCATCGTTGTTGAACAAGCCAATGCCGCAGGTATACGCCTGACGTTCCTGCAGCATGCCCGTATCGGCATCCCTGTCACGGCAGCATCGCTCTTGATACTGCTGTTCTGGATAGCTGTTGTCAGTTAA